The window AtgcatttctaggaatatgattggttaaaagcaaacGCATGGAGACCGTGTATAATAAATATTAAGTAGGCGGGGcgtatttcaatacacggttagtagtggtttTACATTCCTTAAAAACAACAGTGTCGAGGAAAGTCTTAAAAGTTTCATCATACGTAGAAATCGGCAAGgaatgattgaaataaattcatagacatatttaaagctaacaagttggcgtttgtttttgtaaagataATCCAATGGAAGTATGTTTTTAAAACTTACGGTATTGATGACATGAACATTTTGATAGGCCACTAGCTTAATAACACGTGTTAAGATAAATCCGTTTCATAGTGTACTAGTGACCTAATACAATATATgtggggtcagtaaattctatattgggattcgagcttcgctctcactcCAGAGGGAATTAACtaaccctatatatatatatatcgtactaggtcactagcacactaagTTACTAATAATCTCAtctttaccaagtcagaaatattttccatttgatatttgactttccgttttgaatattccttgcAGGTCggtaatttttattatcttacTTTTTAATTCAAATGGATTCCTATAACATTTCTGTGTTTTATAATATGTTCGTCAATCTATCGTTAAAGAACTAGTCAGTTTCATATAAGTTCCCCTACAAACGAACATAACACGATACCTTAGAAAATTACGAAATTACGTATATATCTTCACAGTAATAAATCATGATACTAAATTTGTCCGTCTGTAAACCATTTTTAAATTGGTGTGAgcataatttgattttttttaaaacactgaCGAATAAATGGTATGCGATGTATCCTAAGGATAATAACTATTTTTGAAGTTGATACATACCTCCTTGTATACCTGGTATATTCTCTTTCTGGTGCTGCGTCATCAAAATATATAGCTTTACTGGTAAAAAAAATAACGTTCTAATATTAATGTATATCCTGCTTCCAActaattttgttttccataatTTTTGTGTTAAGGTGAACTCTTGAACAAGTTACTTTTTACCAATATCacatatataattttatgtttCAATCTGCGCAATAAAAGTAGACTTCAAATATTAAGAAGAATATGTGgtttgaatgccaatgagacaactctccataaaagATCAAATGATAAAGTTATTGTCAATTATTATTGCATGGTCAGGTATAAAAGGCCACAGAATCACAattattgtaaaacaattcaaacgagaaaactaacagactAAATAATGTACAAAACTGAACGGATAACAAATATggaatacaacaacaaacgactaccactgaaatacaggttcctgacttgagacagacacacacatacagaatgcggcggggttaaacatgtaagcaggttCCCAAACTtctgagttttgaacagcggtatactactgttgcctttatttctcctTAAtttaggacaatggtgtaacagtgcAACATAAAAACGAATTATCTAAACCAGTTGAAGAAGGtttatttcatcatatgaacacaagtatatatatatatatatatatatatatatatatatatatatatatatatatatatatatatatatatatatatatatatatatatatatatatatatatatatatatatatatctaacatttgcgaaagcaaatttacagatctaacatctttgggttgatgtttagacgagttgtatatacataatgttcacagccatgtatcaccattattgctggtgatccgatggatgaatcttttgtagagttgtcactgactcagacgtacctataaatacaattattttctgtgactgtatcttgcattaatttgtaggatcctttactatagataattgagctgatctgaaacaataacatctccatgccttatatatgaTGTACTGTAGCATGACGCtggattaaaactgacgaggaaaggtaacacacggccactgaaagctttattttcgTGAAGCCCAGGTTTTCGTATGGTCTACCGGGACGACTACAGTACAGGCGATTatgtgtcacgatatctcagtagcatgggttcgaatcccggcgagggaaaaacaaaaaatttgGGAAAGCAAATTAACAGACCTAACATTGTTTGATGGATAAatatgttgtagagttgtcactgactcagacgtacttataaatataaattttttctgtgactgtatcttgcattaatttgtaggatcctttactatagattaTTGAGCTGATCTGTATTAATAACAtatccatgccttatatatcatgtactgtagtacgacgctagattaaaactgacgaggaaaggtaacacacggctaCTGAAAGccttatttttgtgaagcccaggtttTCGTGTGGTCTATCGAGACGGCTACAGTgtaggcgattaggtgtcacgatatctcagtagcatgggttcgaatcccggcgagggaagaacaaaaacatttgcgaaagcaaatttacagatctaacattgttgggttgatgtttagacgagttgtataaacatagtgtacacagccatgtatcaccatcattgctggtggttcgatggataaatctgttgtagaggtGTCagtgactcagacgtacttataaatattataatttttttctgtgactgtCTTTTGCATCAATTTGTAGGATCCATTACTACatataattgagctgatctgtaacaataacatctccatgccttatatatcatatacTGTAGTACGACACTAGATAAAAACTGAGgaagaaaggtaacacacggctattgaaagctttatttttgtgaagcccaggttttcgtgtggtctagcaggacggctacagtgcaggcgattaggtgtcacgatatctcagtagcatgggttcgaatcccggtgaggggAGAACAAAAagtttgcgaaagcaaatttacagatctaacattgttgggttgatgtttagacgagttgtatatacataatatacacagCCATGTCTCACCATCATtactggtgatccgatggatcaatctgttgtagagttgccagtgactcagacgtacttataactagaaatattttctgtgactgtatcttgcattaatttgtaggattctTTACTATAGATAGttaagctgatctgtaacaataacatatccatgtcttatatatcatgtactgtaatacgacgctagattaaaactgattaagaaaggtaacacacggccactgaaagccttatttttgtgaagcccaggtttTCGTGTGGTCTAttgggacggctacagtgcaggcgattaagtgtcacgatatctcagtagcatgggttcgaatcccggcgagggaagaataaaaaatttgccgaagcaaatttacagatctaacattgttgggttgatgtttagacgagttgtatatacataatgtacacagccatgtatcaccatcattgctggtgatccgatggatcaatctgttgtagagttgtcactgactcagacgtacttataactataattattttctatgactgtatcttgcattaatttgtaggattctTTACTCTAGATAGtcgagctgatctgtaacaataacatctccatgccttatatatcatgtactgtactacgacgttagattaaaactgacgaggaaaggtaacacacggccactgaaagccttatttttgtgaagcccaggtttTCGTGTGGTCTATTGgaacggctacagtgcaggcgattaagtgtcacgatatctcagtagcatgggttcgaatcctgacgagggaagaataaaaaatgtgccgaagcaaatttacagatctaacattgttgggttgatgtttagacgagttgtatatacataatgtacacagccatgtatcatcatcattgctggtgatccgatggataaatctgttgtagacttgtcactgactcagacgtacttataaatataattattgtctgtgactgtatcttgcattaatttgtggGATCTttaactatagataattgagctgatctgtaacaataacatctccatgccttatatatcatgtactgtagtacgacgctagattaaaactgacgaggaaaggtaacacacggccactgaaagccttatttttgtgaagcccaggtttTCGTGTGGTCTATCGAGACGGCTTCAGTgtaggcgattaggtgtcacgatatctcagtagcatgggttcgaatcccggcgagggaagaacaaaaacatttgcgaaagcaaatttacagatctaacattgttgggttgatgtttagacgagttgtatatacataatgtacacagccatgtatcaccatcattgctggtgatccgatggatcaatctgttgtagagttgtcactgactcagacgtacttataactataattattttctatgactgtatcttgcattaatttgtaggattctTTACTCTAGATAGtcgagctgatctgtaacaataacatctccatgccttatatatcatgtactgtactacgacgttagattaaaactgacgaggaaaggtaacacacggccactgaaagccttatttttgtgaagcccaggtttTCGTGTGGTCTATTGGAatggctacagtgcaggcgattaagtgtcacgatatctcagtagcatgggttcgaatcctgacgagggaagaataaaaaatgtgccgaagcaaatttacagatctaacattgttgggttgatgtttagacgagttgtatatacataatgtacacagccatgtatcatcatcattgctggtgatccgatggataaatctgttgtagacttgtcactgactcagacgtacttataaatataattattgtctgtgactgtatcttgcattaatttgtggGATCTttaactatagataattgagctgatctgtaacaataacatctccatgccttatatatcatgtactgtagtacgacgctagattaaaactgacgaggaaaggtaacacacggccactgaaagccttatttttgtgaagcccaggtttTCGTGTGGTCTATCgagacggctacagtgcaggcaatTAGGTGTCActatatctcagtagcatggtttcgaatcccggcgagggaagaataatacagatctaacattgttgggttgatgtttagacgagttgtatatacataatgtacacagccatgtatcaccatcattgatggcgatccgatggatacatctgttgtagggttgtcactgactcagacgtacttataaatataactaatttctgtgactgtatattacattaatttgtaggattctTTACTACAGATTATTGAggtgatctgtaacaataacatctccatgccttatatatcatgtactgtagtacgacgctagattaaaactgacgaggaaaggttacacacggccactgaaagctaatttttgtgaagcccaggtggtcgtgtggtctagcaggacggctacaatgcaggcgattaggtgtcacgaaatctcagtagcatgggttcgaatcccggcgaggcaagaacaaaaaatggcaaaagcaaatttacagatctaacattgttgggttgatgtttagacgacttgtatatacataatgtacaaagccatgtatcaccatcattgctggtgatccgatggatcaatctgttgtagagttgtcactgactcagacgtacttataaatataattattttctgtgactgtatcttgcattaatttgtaggatcctttactatagataattgagttgatctgtaacaataacatctccatgccttatatatcatgtactgtagtattacgctagattaaaactgacgaggaaaggtaacatacGGCCACTGAAAGtctatttttgtgaagcccaggtttTCCTGTGGTTTATCgtgacggctacagtgcaggcgattaggtatCACGATATCTCAGTATTATGGGTTCGATCCCAGCGAGGGAAGAGCATGGGTTTCGAAacccggtgagggaagaacaaaaaaattttgaaagcaaatttacagatctaacattgttgggttgatgtttagacgagttgtatatatatatatgatacatgATAGATGGATACATGTGTTGTAGAGTTGTCgtacttctatatatatatgtatatataaatatacacaaaTAAACGCCGGGTTTACGTGAccaggtacttgtacattccaacaacaaaGAGACACTAAGAACAGACCTGATAGTACTCGCAGCTATTTACAGTTCAAAGACAATAACAccagataaaaaaaacatgcatctaagactaatcTAGATTTTTACTCTCATATAAcatcagtgtatgtaaagtgcagatcctaaaatataatttttactgtatatgccataaatgtctaatgtagaatgataaataaacagacgaactttttttaatttttgaagaaaatgaagaaaaatagttaaaatgtatatgttcagaaatacataatactaataaaacaaagtaagagatgcgagcgggatttatcgcgcctaaagccatccaactgtgaaatatataccaaaataggtgaatttttaggacatttcacgaacagatcgtgcaggtgcttcATAACTAACAGGTGagatgttgttgcagtaaaaaaaaatcattttaatacaattattaaagttgtataacgtagaatatgttttttcattcagtttcttcatatttaactaaattccactatgatgatttcgtaatgctagtcatgtttactgtcgaataatgatactattctttcattttaactGTGGAGCGAATcgttagtattgtatatgcggtgcattttcactgtataattattattttttttaactattacagctcatttctttacacatgtagagcaagactttagttgatttgcttgctttttttattggataatcattatgataacaccaaatttaattcaaatattaaaaatacaggttaaactatgcctattcatattgtttaaaaatgtcaatcttatttacaaagtttgtataaacaattatacaaacaaagcaagcaagccaaccaaagttttgctttacatgcattaggaaattagctgtaaagccttaatttagccgacttgctcaaataatagataaagtaagagaaagatttgataaaattcaaCTTACGGataaaagtttggttttaaaacactctactaaattcaatagaaataacatttatttcaaatgtattccatttagtttcttataaagcgtatagagatctttatccttatttttttttatccatttccatgacatttcaccactaattacgtacatcttgatatagattgcacctttgttttcccgtttaaaaggttttacactggagccctttataacttgctgttcggtgtgagccaagactccatgttgaagaccgtatcttgacgtataatggtctacttttataaattgtgactcggatggagagttgtctcattgtcacatacgacatctatatggctcaaaaacgaaacgagacgggataaaaagggatgaaaaaatctacgctacttttttaatatatttataaagggCTTTATATGAGtcaaaatagagtaaaatagtgggtcgcatttgggtataagcgtcacgccggattgtcgattttttgcaagcgtgacaggtgaaagtcaaatgattgtgtagagaaaaacgggaaatgaagtctaccgggacacggataattacaaaaaattagaactgcatagtataagcgggatacgagaatctgacaaaacaataagcggaatacgggaatctgccaaaacagtaagcgggatccgggatcagaaccccccaatgagaccccagaaaaagatatttttgtatattcatcctattgttacagtcatgccttcaataacaaaagtatccgatgcatgcattttttcatatttttggtccctttttcaattttgtggggtccaaatttatagacaaaagtcctttaatatagatatttggaattcgttgacatgctgaatctgaccatgtatcaagtttggggattttttgcctagttgctgaaatagcccacatagagtttcaaagggtctaaaatcaacaaaaatgaattgtagcatgcatttcgtgtacaataacccaaatgtgcatggttttacctctgtggtagtatccattcgcggatctagaatttttcataagtaggggcccactgactgcttaagagggcccgctgctgtcacgctccagtgattcactatataagttaaaatcaaggagaaacgtaatctgaagaatacaatatgacattttgagaatcgcttttgttacaagtttgaaaagctatatatttgatgaagaatgaatgaggagtttgtatttcaattggaaaatacatgtatcataaatcctaaagtcatcaactaagtttttttcatttgttgcaagtgcatttatcacataattctacaataaaaattcctcgcatctttgaaaattctacattaataatgactgcactaacagtgataattcatcacatctatagttaaaatggatcgctttcaataatcgatatgctatattatgatgcttttataacacttatttgaagtttaatgctatgtttgtatattataaagacatatcacaatgaaaatatgttaaaacttaacttaaaatcctttaacttgatattttcaaaacgtaaacaaatacagttttcccatgatcctttattctacaatagacatacccgcatataacagtaaaaatgaactagctggattcgcactttatatacactgaaaCATGTTACCTTCTTTTAGTCACGACTTTTTTCCCATGTAttgattatacatttttttatcatttagaaCGGATTTGCAACCAAAAAGTGCAAATATTGAACTTGTTACGTTCTTTTACGCAAACTCAAATAAGATTTCATAAATTTCGTATATGAGATTGTTGCTGTTCTAAATCAGTACTAAAGATTATACAACAACAAACAGAAACATGCATCAAACAACTTTGTATATTATATGTATTTCAAAATGATTTGGTATGCGAGATAGCGGTCTACTTGTTTTAATACATATTTTCTCTTAATTATTTCGTCATTGACTGAACTCAAGCTTGAGCTAAATAAAGCCTTGCCATTATGGCATTGATGGgtgacaatatatatttttttcattttaatactgGCTATATAATTTTATCTCAGTGCTGAAAATatctttgttttgtaatttatgaCCTAGAGACACATTTtgaattgaacatgttgaacgaggagtAAAGATATGCGTACcattttacaatgttttttttttattaattatctatcataaatgtaaaatttaaagtGAAAATAGGTTTACAGGGATCAAAGCTCAAGTAGGAATTGATTcagttttttaaattattattttggtTTAAAACTGTATTTTGACTTTTAGCTTGTGTAATGTGTAATACCAGTGCAAGTGTAGTATATACTGTTTATATATTCTATACGACTGCCCATATTATTTAGATTCTATTCTTAGTTATATTTACCTGAATGATAAATCTCCAAATAATGTATTGATCtctttttgagatattttattTCTGGTGTATCTAGCTATCGGTATACCTGGAGTCCTTGTCGTCTCCATTTTATGAAGTTCAGCTTGAAGTTGTTGTAATTTTGGAAAAAGTGCCACATCGGACATATTAGCAGAATCTTCAATTGCTGTCTGGACGTTTTTGACCTTGTGGAGGTTGTAACTAAATTTACTGTTCGCTGTTGACAATATCTTTAGATTCATTTCCTCATCTTCCTTTAAAGATTTAATAAGTTCTCCTGCTTTTCTATCGATCAAATCTTTCATTCGTTCGGAATCCTCAATAATGGCCTGTAAAGCAGATTTAACTTCTGACTGATATTCCATAGTTTTCTGATCAAGCATCGCAATGTCTTTTCGAAGTCCTTTAACTTTTAATTCAGCATATTTTGTGAGTTGTTCTTTCAGTTTCAGAACTGATTCATTTATCTCGGACATGTTATGTCTATTGTGTCTTTTAACAGCACACATTTTACACACAACTGTATCACAATCTACGCAGTGAAATATAAAAGGTTCCTCATGATCAGCACAAAATGTTTTTTCTTCCTGATGGCTAACACGTCCAATagaaaatgtatgatttttaCTAATTTTTGTTCGCAAATGTGACGTTTT of the Mytilus galloprovincialis chromosome 8, xbMytGall1.hap1.1, whole genome shotgun sequence genome contains:
- the LOC143042685 gene encoding tripartite motif-containing protein 75-like gives rise to the protein MAQAAFKPCEICDGKLAHHYCQQCDQLFCESCKTSHLRTKISKNHTFSIGRVSHQEEKTFCADHEEPFIFHCVDCDTVVCKMCAVKRHNRHNMSEINESVLKLKEQLTKYAELKVKGLRKDIAMLDQKTMEYQSEVKSALQAIIEDSERMKDLIDRKAGELIKSLKEDEEMNLKILSTANSKFSYNLHKVKNVQTAIEDSANMSDVALFPKLQQLQAELHKMETTRTPGIPIARYTRNKISQKEINTLFGDLSFSKAIYFDDAAPEREYTRYTRSKSPRLTRKSLLTNSDTDCRGSSTSSVHWNCTSKSVRGRSMKSRENQYRTRDVDIYR